In Agromyces sp. SYSU T00194, a genomic segment contains:
- a CDS encoding sulfatase-like hydrolase/transferase — translation MTTDRPDIVIITSDQHNARVLGAAGDAVVATPALDRLAEEGAMLERNYCPSPLCVPSRMSMLTGRTPTQNRVWSLRDTLSSAIPTFAHALGAVGYRTHLIGKLHAIGPDQLMGFGSRSLGDHGPSYPGAPQTDRGAFNGAGPTIESLEHVGRGQSAYQIRDELVAAEARHFLERVAIERRAGTARSPFCLSLGLLLPHAPYVARAEDYDLYDGRVPAPSAPEPFGDDLHPFLHWWRLDRGAPDVDEETTRIARTAYWAMVHRMDIIIGGVLDSLERLGLAEDTLVVYTSDHGDQIGEHGLWWKHVLYEDSVRVPTILRWPGRIPAGRRVSQVSSALDVTATVLAAAEAPPLPASPGRDLIPMIRGDEEDWEDVATSEAGLFPVAKPQRMVRRDRWKLTYYHGAPLQLFDLDTDPHERIDLADDPAHADTRGEMLALLFQDWDPDEIAGEMQQHLEEQAILAAWGRNVAPPEPYRFDMPPTWTYLDSDDAGRTGGGESSA, via the coding sequence ATGACGACCGACCGACCGGACATCGTCATCATCACGTCGGACCAGCACAACGCCAGGGTCCTGGGCGCAGCGGGCGACGCGGTCGTCGCCACACCCGCACTGGATCGACTCGCAGAGGAAGGGGCGATGCTGGAGCGGAACTACTGCCCGTCCCCGCTCTGCGTCCCGTCACGCATGTCGATGCTCACCGGCAGGACGCCCACGCAGAACCGGGTCTGGTCGCTCCGTGACACGCTCAGCTCGGCGATTCCGACCTTCGCACACGCGCTGGGAGCCGTCGGGTACCGCACGCACCTGATCGGCAAGCTGCACGCCATCGGGCCCGACCAGTTGATGGGGTTCGGCTCGCGCTCGCTCGGCGATCACGGCCCGAGCTACCCGGGTGCCCCGCAGACCGACCGAGGTGCGTTCAACGGCGCGGGTCCGACGATCGAAAGCCTCGAGCACGTCGGGCGTGGGCAGTCGGCCTATCAGATCCGCGACGAACTCGTCGCAGCGGAGGCGCGTCACTTCCTGGAGCGGGTGGCGATCGAGCGGCGCGCCGGGACCGCTCGATCGCCGTTCTGCCTGTCGCTCGGATTGCTGCTCCCCCACGCGCCCTATGTCGCCCGGGCGGAGGACTACGACCTGTACGACGGCCGCGTCCCCGCGCCGTCCGCCCCGGAGCCGTTCGGTGACGACCTGCATCCGTTCCTGCACTGGTGGCGCCTCGACCGGGGCGCACCGGACGTCGACGAGGAGACGACGCGCATCGCACGGACCGCGTACTGGGCCATGGTGCATCGGATGGACATCATCATCGGCGGCGTCCTCGACAGCCTGGAGCGACTTGGCCTGGCCGAGGACACGCTCGTCGTCTACACGTCCGACCACGGAGACCAGATCGGCGAGCACGGACTGTGGTGGAAGCACGTGCTCTACGAGGACTCGGTCCGCGTGCCGACCATCCTCCGCTGGCCGGGGCGAATCCCCGCGGGTCGTCGCGTCTCACAGGTCAGCTCGGCGCTCGACGTCACCGCGACGGTTCTCGCAGCGGCGGAAGCGCCGCCCCTGCCCGCGAGCCCGGGTCGTGACCTCATCCCGATGATCCGCGGCGACGAGGAGGACTGGGAGGACGTCGCCACCTCCGAGGCCGGACTGTTCCCGGTCGCGAAGCCGCAGCGCATGGTTCGCCGGGATCGCTGGAAGCTCACCTACTACCACGGGGCACCCCTGCAGCTGTTCGACCTGGACACCGACCCGCATGAACGCATCGACCTCGCCGACGACCCGGCGCACGCCGATACCCGGGGCGAGATGCTCGCACTCCTCTTCCAGGACTGGGACCCTGACGAGATCGCCGGCGAGATGCAGCAGCATCTGGAGGAGCAGGCGATCCTGGCCGCGTGGGGCCGGAACGTCGCGCCTCCCGAGCCCTACCGGTTCGACATGCCGCCGACCTGGACGTACCTGGACAGTGACGACGCCGGTCGCACCGGGGGCGGCGAGTCCTCCGCCTGA
- a CDS encoding flavin monoamine oxidase family protein: MEHVDTIVVGAGVAGLTATRLLTRAGRRVVVLEARDRVGGRVWTDRTGGHATDLGASWIHGVDDEPLADATAAFGMPTVEFTVGGYQPDSRPIAYFGPDGTRLADAAARAFTDAIHAVDDALVDVIAASAPDASYRDVTEAALTAQGWDADRAQRVREYLEHRSEEQYGASIDDLAAHGLDDDEVVGDEVVFPHGYDVLPRRLAEGLDVRLGQVVRQVEWSTDGVTVSTADASWHAPNAVVTVPVGVLQSGALSIDPPLPEPVSGALGRLAMNAFEKVFLEFPNRFWNDDVYAIRRQGPEGRRWHSWYDLTAAHGVPTLLTFAAGPTAREIRDWSEAQVVASVLDQLRRLYGEHVPEPTAVRITNWQGDPFARGSYAYMTVGSTTADHDDLATPVGGVLHLAGEATWTDDPATVPAALRSGHRAAERILGHDVPIAEVWADA; this comes from the coding sequence GTGGAGCACGTCGATACGATCGTGGTCGGAGCGGGCGTGGCGGGCCTCACCGCCACGCGCCTGCTCACCCGCGCGGGCCGCAGGGTCGTGGTGCTCGAGGCCCGCGACCGCGTCGGCGGCCGGGTCTGGACCGACCGCACCGGCGGTCACGCGACCGACCTCGGCGCCTCGTGGATCCACGGCGTCGACGACGAACCGCTCGCCGACGCGACCGCTGCGTTCGGCATGCCGACCGTCGAGTTCACCGTGGGCGGCTACCAGCCCGACAGCCGCCCGATCGCCTACTTCGGCCCCGACGGCACGAGACTGGCGGATGCGGCTGCGCGCGCGTTCACCGACGCCATCCACGCCGTCGACGACGCGCTCGTCGACGTCATCGCCGCATCCGCCCCGGACGCCTCGTACCGGGACGTGACCGAAGCCGCCCTCACCGCCCAGGGCTGGGACGCGGATCGCGCCCAACGCGTCCGCGAGTACCTCGAGCACCGCTCCGAGGAGCAGTACGGCGCCTCGATCGACGACCTCGCCGCGCACGGCCTCGACGACGACGAGGTCGTGGGCGACGAGGTGGTCTTCCCGCATGGGTACGACGTGCTCCCCCGCCGACTGGCGGAGGGGCTCGACGTGCGGCTCGGCCAGGTGGTGCGCCAGGTGGAGTGGTCGACCGACGGCGTGACGGTGTCGACGGCGGATGCCTCGTGGCACGCCCCGAACGCGGTCGTGACCGTTCCGGTCGGGGTCCTGCAGTCCGGCGCCCTGTCGATCGACCCCCCGCTCCCCGAACCGGTCTCGGGCGCGCTCGGGCGCCTCGCGATGAACGCGTTCGAGAAGGTCTTCCTCGAGTTCCCGAACCGGTTCTGGAACGACGACGTCTACGCGATCCGCCGGCAGGGCCCCGAGGGCCGCCGCTGGCACTCCTGGTACGACCTCACCGCGGCGCACGGCGTACCCACCCTGCTCACGTTCGCCGCCGGCCCCACCGCCCGCGAGATCCGCGACTGGAGCGAGGCGCAGGTCGTGGCATCCGTGCTCGACCAGTTGCGCCGCCTCTACGGCGAGCACGTGCCCGAGCCCACCGCCGTGCGCATCACCAACTGGCAGGGCGACCCGTTCGCCCGAGGCTCGTACGCCTACATGACCGTGGGCTCGACCACGGCCGACCACGACGACCTGGCCACGCCCGTCGGCGGCGTGCTCCACCTGGCGGGCGAGGCCACCTGGACCGATGACCCCGCGACCGTGCCGGCGGCGCTGCGCTCGGGCCATCGGGCCGCGGAGCGCATCCTCGGGCACGACGTGCCCATCGCGGAGGTGTGGGCGGATGCGTGA